A segment of the Dermacentor andersoni chromosome 5, qqDerAnde1_hic_scaffold, whole genome shotgun sequence genome:
TCGCTACTAAGTTTTGTGTCAACTCTTCTGTCAACTAACATCAATTTCTGTCCAATATCGGCTGTTTAAATTCCTGCGGCGGTCTACTTTTGGCCGGTTTGTTGATCGGCGCTGTGCACGCAGGCACAAATAGGATTTGAAGCGCAGGACTCGAGAACCGTAAAACGTGGCTCGTGTGAGAGTGCCGCACGCTTGCCGCTCGACTGCGCCCGGCGGCACCACGGCCGCCAACGCATGAACCCGTCGGCGCTCGAGCGAAAACGGCGTGAACGCAGCAGCAGCGGGGGCCGCTTCGCTTCGGAGGCCGCCGGGCTGAGCGGACCGGAGCGGAATTCCGGGCCTTCAGGGGCGGACTGCTGTGTCCCGCACGCACAAAACAAGACGTAACATCGTGCGAACAAATGCCTGCGCACATGGGATTGGCGCTGAAGTGAAACGACTCTGAGCGCCTCTGTGCGTGCTGCATAAATGTGAGCGAAAAGTTGGACTCAGAAATGATGTGGTGGACAGCGGTTGTCGCCAAGCCGAGGAGAATCGGCAAGCAGCGCTTTCCAGCCATACGGTAATTTGTTTAGAGGGGCGCGAGTATTCACACTTTCAGATACGAATTTGGCAATATATTCATTCAAGTATAGATTACGGCGCAACCTATGGCACCGCGCCGCTATTTTTCACAACCTGCCTGCCACGAGTGCTCATGTGTGTCCGTTGTAGACCAACTGTGAACTGCAATGACTATTCACTTTTTCCCTAAACTGTCAAGCTATCCTCTTGATCAAACTTCTGAGTAGCATTGCACGTATTCGATGAACTGAATAACATATTTTCTGTTTCTATATTATTCCCTTCCGGGTTTCGTTTTTTGCTACATGTGGGGCCCGTTGCTTTGTCAAGCTGCCATTGCGACTGCTTTCGCTCCGGCCCCAAATACAGGGTGtgaagaaactgccaactttagcctcattcctttcgtcaacgggcaaccctgtgctcctccgaactcgctcggcaacgggcatcactatcgaaataaagtttagttgttttgttcacctcaaacgaagcagtcggttcttttttgACCTACCATAATTTCCTCAAtatttggtgccgaaacccgggagaAACGATCGAACTTACCATTGAGGCAACGAGGTCAACAGGCGTCGACACCACAACGAGCTCGGGGAAAACCAGCAACGATCCTCGGGCAGAAAACGGTCGACGAGGCGCGCCTTCAACAACAAGGCCTAACGACGCCACACCCAACTGAAACCGACACCACGACTCAAGCCCCATCGCGGTAAGCGAACTCTAAACATTGATGCCACGATGGAACGGCTCAAACTGAAAAGAAGTGCATTGAGAGCTCAAGTCACTAAACTGATTTCTGAAGCGGACTTATTCTTGGAGAGTCATGCAGACGAAGGAGCTCTTAATGTATTGtctgcgaggcttagcgccctcCAAATACAGCTAAACGAGGTGGACGCCGCCATCGAGCCCTTAGTACAAGACCAAGACGCAGAGCTAAATTATGTGCGGACCATAGAATACAACGACCGTATCGTCGCACACATGGCAAAACTCCGCCAAGAAGCAGAAAAAGACCTGCTAACAAAACAAGCAGAAATGGCGGCGACGCGGGCGCAGACCGACGGTCCTCCGGCGGGGGCAAAGTGCAAAGTGAAACTGCCGAAGCTCGAGTTACAACGATTTAGCGGCGCCGCCACGGAGTGGCAGTCCTTCTGGGAGCAGTTCGAGCAAGCGGTGCACGGAAACGACGGCCTCTCCAACGCAGAGAAGTTTTTGTACTTGCGATCGGTGCTTTCGGGAAAAGCcgcagcggccattgccggcATTCAAGTGACTGGGGCAAATTACACCACTGTCATCGAACTTCTGAAAGAACGCTTCGGTCGACGAGACGTGCTGATTCAAGAACACCTGACTCAGTTACTCGAATTGCCACCGGTACAGAACGAAAAGGAGCACATCGGCCTACGTCGACTCTATGACCACCTGCAACGCAATATCGCTGGTCTCACGGCGCTCGGAGTCAAGACAGACAGTTACGGCGCCCTGCTCTCCTCCGCACTCCTGCGAATGCTGCCAACGGATCTTGTTGTCGGATACCATAAGGGACTTTCCGCTGCAAGCAAAGATGACGCGATCAGCATCAAGAGTTTGCAAGCTTTTCTTAAAACAGAAGTAGAGAGccgggaaaaggcactgcaaccTGGTAATCTCGCAGCCAGAGAATCAAAACATCGAGACAAAGAAAAGAGCAAACCTCAGAAAGGGTCAGCAGCTTCTCTTTTTTCTGCGGGTGCTTCGAAGCAGTCCGATCCATGTGCATTCTGTGCTGCAAAAGATCATGCGACTCACAATTGTCAGGCGAAGATCTCAttggatgaaaagaagaaaaggctcaTTGCAGCTGGCCGGTGCTTCCGATGCTGCATAAAAGggcacacttcaagggaatgccgcaacaaaagaataaaatgcaaggaatgtggcaGAAGACATCTGACTCAGATGTGTGACCCGACATGGAAGCCACCCGAGAATAAAGCCACAGAGTTGCACTCTTGGACAGAAAAGAAATCTGAAAAGGTACCAACTGTGCTGCTCCAAACCGCTCAAGTATGGGCAGAGGGACGAAGAAGAGCGCTCACTCGTCTACTCTTTGACGGAGGTAGCCAACGAAGCTTTGTCACTAAACGACTTTCACGGGAACTGCAACTAGAGGTTGTAGGGGAAGAGGACATCACAATCTACCCATTCGGAGGAGCAGGAAACATTATCAAAGAGAAGCGCAGAAGAGTAAAAATTTGGCTACGAAGTCAATACGACCGTAAAGAGCACTCTATCGAAGCTCTGGAAATACCTGAGATCTGCTCTGATCGGCTTCACGTTCCTGAGGACATCCTAAAAGAGGTGCAAGCGGACATGGATGAACTGGCAGACGTGACTGTTGCGCCAGCCCATTTGATGGGAAGCGGGATCGACATTCTTATCGGTGCTGACTATTATTGGACTTTGGTGTGTGGTGAAGTCAAGAAGCTGCAAGGCGCACTAGTTGCGGTAAAGACCGAATTTGGATGGACTCTACAAGGAGCGATTCCCAGCAGTAGCTCAGCTGCCTACTGCTCAACCGTGGCAGTGCTTCGTGCCGGAGTGTTCGCCGACACAACCAGCTTGTCCAAGGAGCTTAAATCGTTCTGGGAACTTGAGAGCATTGGAATCATCGACTCTTGTGCCCAAACGAACGAAGAAAGCGAGGAAGTCATGAGCACATTTTCGGCATCGGTAGAGAAAATGGACAAGCGCTATGAGGTAGCACTGCCCTGGAAACCCTTGAACATGCAACTCGCCGACAACAAAGCTGTTGCAAAGAAGCGCTTGACTAACCTCACGAAGAAGTTAATCAAAGATGAGGCGACACTGATTAAGTATGACGAGGCTATCCGTCAGTACCTGGAACAAGGGTTCGCAGAACGAGTTCCATCGCAAGAAAGCAACAACGATGTAAGCAGATTATACTACATGCCTCATcgtgcagtttttagacctgacAGCCTTTCGACCAAGATTAGAGTAGTCTTTGACGCATCTTCTCACGATGCAGGTTGTATATCTCTGAACGAAGCCCTAGAACCAGGACCGAACTTGAATCCAGATTTACTTAAGGTTTTGCTGAACTTCAGAATTCATCGTGTTGGATTAAGTGCAGACATCGAAAAGGCATTTCTGCAAATTTCGGTGCAACCGGCTGATCGCGATGCCCTCCGATTTCTTTGGTATGGACATCTTCCAACGAAGGAAGACCCGGAGCCTCCTATTGAGGTCTGGAGAATGACACGTGTCCCTTTTGGCGTGACAAGTAGTCCATTCCTCCTCGCAGCCACCGTGCGCCACCATCTGTCCACGACAGAAGATTATCCAGAAATAAGAAAAACCATCAGCGAGAGCCTTTACGTGGACGACCTCATAACAGGAGCGAACACAGTGGAGGAGGCTACAGATTTCTACCGAGGGGCACTAGATGTCATGAATCGAGCAAGCATGACACTGCGTAAGTGGAACTCAAATTCCAAGAAGCTGCAACAGCTGTTCAATGACGAAGGAACCGGATGCGCCCTTGGCTACGTGGAATGTCCAACAACAGGTGTCTCACGGGTCCTCGGACTTgtatgggataaggacaaagatcATCTAGCATTTTCCATGGAGGCCATCTTAGATTTCCTAGACCGAAACAGCAACACCAAACGATTCATTCTTCAAGCATCGGCTCGTATATATGACCCACTTGGTCTCATTTCTCCGGTCACAGTTACAACCAAGTTGATGTTTCAAACACTGTGGGAACTGGGTATTGAGTGGGACGCCCCTCTGCCCGAAGAAGTCAAAGCAGCTTGGACGCAGTGGCACACCCAGCTACACCATTTAACGGACATAACAGTGCCAACACGATATGGTAGCTTACCCAACGATAGCTGGAAGGAAGTACACATCTTCACAGATGCCAGCCCCAAAGCTTACGGCGCAGTTGCATATTTGCGCATCTCCGCGGTCAAGGAAGCAAAGGTTACTCTGGTCCTCTCAAAGTCCCGAGTAGCACCAATTAAGAGaatttctcttccaagactggaaCTGATGGGCATGGTGATAGGTGCTCGACTGAGAGAATATTTGGAGCGGTCACTGAGCCTTCCAATAGCCAAATGGTATCTGTAGACTGATTCATCTATT
Coding sequences within it:
- the LOC140218599 gene encoding uncharacterized protein, with the translated sequence MAATRAQTDGPPAGAKCKVKLPKLELQRFSGAATEWQSFWEQFEQAVHGNDGLSNAEKFLYLRSVLSGKAAAAIAGIQVTGANYTTVIELLKERFGRRDVLIQEHLTQLLELPPVQNEKEHIGLRRLYDHLQRNIAGLTALGVKTDSYGALLSSALLRMLPTDLVVGYHKGLSAASKDDAISIKSLQAFLKTEVESREKALQPEVVGEEDITIYPFGGAGNIIKEKRRRVKIWLRSQYDRKEHSIEALEIPEICSDRLHVPEDILKEVQADMDELADVTVAPAHLMGSGIDILIGADYYWTLVCGEVKKLQGALVAVKTEFGWTLQGAIPSSSSAAYCSTVAVLRAGVFADTTSLSKELKSFWELESIGIIDSCAQTNEESEEVMSTFSASVEKMDKRYEVALPWKPLNMQLADNKAVAKKRLTNLTKKLIKDEATLIKYDEAIPTVRHHLSTTEDYPEIRKTISESLYVDDLITGANTVEEATDFYRGALDVMNRASMTLRKWNSNSKKLQQLFNDEGTGCALGYVECPTTGVSRVLGLVWDKDKDHLAFSMEAILDFLDRNSNTKRFILQASARIYDPLGLISPVTVTTKLMFQTLWELGIEWDAPLPEEVKAAWTQWHTQLHHLTDITVPTRYGSLPNDSWKEVHIFTDASPKAYGAVAYLRISAVKEAKVTLVLSKSRVAPIKRISLPRLELMGMVIGARLREYLERSLSLPIAKWYL